CCGATTTTGCCCCGCTTTGGAATCACGCAATCGCGTGCCGTCGGAATACCCGTAGGCTCACCCGTTCAGCTTTCGCGCTTCTCGGCATCGAGGCGGTGCTGCCGGGCTTGGAGAACTTCCCGGCGGCTCACCAAGCCGCAGAGCCGGTGAGATCCGTCACGGGAAACCACGGGCAGGCGTCCCACATCGTGCAGGATCATCCGGTCCGCTGCTTCCGCGAGCGTCTCCTCCGGATGCGCGACTACGGGTCGTTCGACTCCTGCCTCTAGCACCGTCGAATCCGGAGCCACTTGCACGGCAGCCAACACGTCCGCGCGGCTGATAATTCCTAACAGGATGCCCCCCTCATCCACGATCGGAAAGAGCCGCGCCGTGTTCCACTTCGTCTCGCTGCCCACCATGCGGTCTGCCAAGGCGGATACGCTCTCGGTGGGGGGCACTGTCAGAGGCTTGCGCAACATCGCCTGTCCCACCGTAAAAGAATGCAGCAGATCGGGCTCATAGTCGGACGGAACCTTCACCCCTTTCCGCGAGAGCTTCTCCGTCATCATCGACTCATGCATCGCGAGCCGTGAAACAAGCACCGCAATCCCGCAGCCTAACAACAGCGGCCCGAAAGCCGACGTCGAATGTGTCGCCTCGAATCCGAAGGCCACCGAGGCCAGCAGCGCTCGCGAAATCCCAGCGAAGACGGCCGACATCCCCACCAGTGCCCCGATGCCCACAGGCATGCTTTCGAAACCAGGGACCCCGTGAAGCAGGTGGACAACCAGAGCTCCGACCACGCCCCCGATCGTCATCAGCGGGGCAAGCGTCCCGCCCGCCGTTCCGCTGCCCAAGCAGAGCGACCATGAGAGAAACTTGAAGACCGCCAAGCTGGCCAGAGCCGCGGTCGTCACGTCCCCTTCCAGCAGCGCTCTTAGATTATGGTAGCCTGCACCCATTGTCCGCGGATCGATCCAACCGATGACACCGACGGCCAAGCCACCAAGGGCCGGCCACCACATCCAGTGGATGGGCAGCTTCTCGTAGAGATCCTCGATGGCATGGAGTGCATGGGTGATCAGCACCGCCGCGCCTCCGCAAGCGAGGCCGATGAACACCGAGCCCGCGGAAAGGGCCGGCCCCGGTGCATCAACCGATACCAAGGGCAGCATGGGGAAAGGCTCATGAAAACACCCTCGCAGGGCCATTGCGCTGCCGGCGGCCATCGCCACCGGGATCAGGCTGCGGCTGCGGAATTCGAAAAGGAGCAACTCGATCGCGAGCAGCACACCCGCGAGCGGCGTGCCGAAAACCGCCGTCATGCCTGCCGCCGCACCAGCCGCCAGCAAGACCTTTCGCTCCGCCGTGCTGCATGGGATCGCTTGGCCGAAGAGTGACCCCACCGCTCCACCCGTGGCGATGATCGGGCCTTCCGCGCCGAAGGGGCCGCCGGTGCCGATCGAGATAGCGGTTGAGAGCGGCTTGAGAATCGCCACCTTCAGCGAGATGCGGCTGCGCTTGAGGATCACTCCCTGCATTGCTTCGGGAATGCCGTGACCACGCACATCCTCGCTACCGTAGCGAGCGACCGCCCCGATGATCAAGCCACCCGCGCAGGGAATCAGAATGCCCCATGCGCCCAAGGTGGAGAAATCTGCCGCTCCCTCGTGAATGGAGATCGTTCCGTGGAAACAGAAATTCGTGATCAACCAGATCAGGTTCAGCAGGCCGATGCCCGCGACTGCCACGCAGGCACCGACAGGAATGGCTAGCAGCGGCAACCGGACTTTTTCCAAGGTATCCTTCATCATGCTTCGCCAGTTTCCAGGCTTTGGAACAGTGCCACGATCTCCGGGCTAAGCTGTCGTAGTTCCGCGCGATGCACCTGCGCCAGCAACTCCAGCTTTGCTTCGCCTTCATCCGTCAGCGTGAGGCAGAGTGCCCGTCCATCGTCCGGCGACTGCCAGCGCAGGATCAGGCCGCCTGCCTCTAGCCTCTGTGCAAGTTCGACAGCGGTATTGTGCTTGATGCGAAGCCGGTCCGCGAGACGTCGGACGGTCGCATTCGCCCCGGGGCTGGAGCGGATCACCAGCAGGGCTTGATACTGTTGCGGAGTCAGGCCCTCCCGGATCGCGGCGCTCTCGCTGAATTCCAAAAAGCAGCGCAGCGCGTAGCGGAAATCCGCGAGGCGCTCGTAATCCGCGTCCGAAAGTTTCCGGGTTCGTGCAGGCATCCGGGGCTTGCAATGTATCGGGTCACGATACATTGCAAGCCCCGCGTTGCCCGGACCAAGCAGGGCTGCGCGCTTTCTTGCCTCCCGTGAACTCAAGCGACCCCGATCTCCCGCTGACCATCCAGCGCTTCAAATTCCCTATCGCATGGCTCGGCATCGAGCTCAGCGCAGTCAGCAAGCGCGAGAAGCTTGTCTCTCTGCTAGGTGGCTTCATCTCGATCCTGTTCCTCATTCTCATCAGTGAGAAATCCCTGCACTTGCCTCATGCCACCGGCCTCATCGCTTCCATGGGCGCAAGTGCGGTTCTGCTTTTTGCGGTGCCGCACGGGCAGCTTTCCCAGCCTTGGCCGGTCCTGGGTGGCCACTGCCTCGCTGCCTTCATTGGTGTCACCTGTGCGAAATGGATCGGCTCCTCTGCCTTGGCTGGCGCCTGTGCTGTCGGCCTCACCATCGCGGTGATGCACCAGTTGAAGTGCATTCACCCTCCTGGCGGGGCCACTGCGCTCACCGCTGTGCTCGGTGGACCTGCCATCCACGACCTCGGCTACAATTTCGTCTTTTGCCCGGTCTTCGCGAATTGCCTCGTCATGCTCGGCGCCGCCGTTTTCTTCAATTCCTTCTTCGGCTGGCGGCGTTACCCCGCTGCGTGGAATCGCCCGGTAGCTCCGCCCTCCGCCACCTCGCCGAGTCATGATGAAGTGATCGCTGCGCTTCGTGAGCTCGATTCCTTCGTCGATATTTCCGAGGACGATCTCATCACCCTCGTCGGGATCTTGCGGAAAAAGTAGCCTGCTCGCCGGACAAAGAAAAACCCGCCGGAATCGTTGGGGGGGGGAACGAGCGCGGCGGGTTTTCCCTTGGGGGTTGTCGGGGGGATGTCTGTGGGGGGATTTGCTGGATCGACCGTTGGGGGGATGGTCTCGCCTGCGGAACTAGTGATGTCCGATTTTACCCCCTTTTGGAATCACGTGATCGCGTGCGGCGGAGATTACGCAGGGGGCACGTAAGCCCTTCACTTCGCGGCATTTTGAAAGGCTTCCCGCACTACCGAGGCATCGGAGTTCGCGAAATTCGCCCGCTGCACCAGCATCACGTAGGCTTTCCCCTTCACCGGATCGATCCATGCCTGGGTTCCGTAGGCACCGCCATGGCCGAAGGTCCCGGGCGAGACTGCAGCCGTCACGCCCTGCGGCTCCTTGATTACGCACCAGCCCAGGCCCCAGCCATTGCCGGGCGTGAAGCCGGTCTGTAGGTTTCCGCTCTGGATCGTTGTCATCTGCTTCACGGATTCCTCCTTCAGGTAGCGCTGCCCGCCCAGTTCGCCCCCGCGCAGGATCATCCGGGCGAATTTGCCGTAGTCCTCGGCCGTGGAGAAAAGTCCGCCGTTGGCCAAGGGGTAGCGATCCTTGCTCGTCACCGGCTTGTCTCCCAAGAACATCAACCCGGCTTTCTCCAGTTCGCCAGCATCCGTGCGGCGGTAGCTGGTCGCGATCCGTGCTGCCTGTGCTTCGGTTGGGTAAAAGGTGGTGTCTTTCATTCCGAGCGGCGTGAAGAGGCGCTCCTGCAGGAAGCCGGGGAAATCCTTGCCGGATACCACTTCCACCACGCGGGCCGCCGTATTGATCCCCGTCTGGCAATACTCCCACTTGCTGCCCGGTGCGAATTTCACCGGCTTTGCCACGATCTTTGGCATCAGATCCCTCAGTGTGACCACGCCTGCCAGTTCCGGCCCGCGCACTTCATCCAGGCCCGTGCTGTGTGTCAGGCATTGCTTGATCGTGATCGTCACCGGCTTGCCTTCTGCGTCCTTCAGATCCTTGAATTCCGGGAGATATTTCGAAACGGGATCTTCCACCGACAGCTTGCCGGCTTCCTGCATCATCATCACCGCAGT
This portion of the Luteolibacter luteus genome encodes:
- a CDS encoding chloride channel protein, which produces MMKDTLEKVRLPLLAIPVGACVAVAGIGLLNLIWLITNFCFHGTISIHEGAADFSTLGAWGILIPCAGGLIIGAVARYGSEDVRGHGIPEAMQGVILKRSRISLKVAILKPLSTAISIGTGGPFGAEGPIIATGGAVGSLFGQAIPCSTAERKVLLAAGAAAGMTAVFGTPLAGVLLAIELLLFEFRSRSLIPVAMAAGSAMALRGCFHEPFPMLPLVSVDAPGPALSAGSVFIGLACGGAAVLITHALHAIEDLYEKLPIHWMWWPALGGLAVGVIGWIDPRTMGAGYHNLRALLEGDVTTAALASLAVFKFLSWSLCLGSGTAGGTLAPLMTIGGVVGALVVHLLHGVPGFESMPVGIGALVGMSAVFAGISRALLASVAFGFEATHSTSAFGPLLLGCGIAVLVSRLAMHESMMTEKLSRKGVKVPSDYEPDLLHSFTVGQAMLRKPLTVPPTESVSALADRMVGSETKWNTARLFPIVDEGGILLGIISRADVLAAVQVAPDSTVLEAGVERPVVAHPEETLAEAADRMILHDVGRLPVVSRDGSHRLCGLVSRREVLQARQHRLDAEKRES
- a CDS encoding MarR family winged helix-turn-helix transcriptional regulator is translated as MPARTRKLSDADYERLADFRYALRCFLEFSESAAIREGLTPQQYQALLVIRSSPGANATVRRLADRLRIKHNTAVELAQRLEAGGLILRWQSPDDGRALCLTLTDEGEAKLELLAQVHRAELRQLSPEIVALFQSLETGEA
- a CDS encoding HPP family protein, with product MNSSDPDLPLTIQRFKFPIAWLGIELSAVSKREKLVSLLGGFISILFLILISEKSLHLPHATGLIASMGASAVLLFAVPHGQLSQPWPVLGGHCLAAFIGVTCAKWIGSSALAGACAVGLTIAVMHQLKCIHPPGGATALTAVLGGPAIHDLGYNFVFCPVFANCLVMLGAAVFFNSFFGWRRYPAAWNRPVAPPSATSPSHDEVIAALRELDSFVDISEDDLITLVGILRKK
- a CDS encoding serine hydrolase domain-containing protein produces the protein MKPVVLAIGLTTLATFAQDAPILPAVSAAMDKVIADKEIAGSVTLIEDKEKPLHLATNGYSDLEKKTPMAKDSIFWIASMTKPVTGTAVMMMQEAGKLSVEDPVSKYLPEFKDLKDAEGKPVTITIKQCLTHSTGLDEVRGPELAGVVTLRDLMPKIVAKPVKFAPGSKWEYCQTGINTAARVVEVVSGKDFPGFLQERLFTPLGMKDTTFYPTEAQAARIATSYRRTDAGELEKAGLMFLGDKPVTSKDRYPLANGGLFSTAEDYGKFARMILRGGELGGQRYLKEESVKQMTTIQSGNLQTGFTPGNGWGLGWCVIKEPQGVTAAVSPGTFGHGGAYGTQAWIDPVKGKAYVMLVQRANFANSDASVVREAFQNAAK